The Stratiformator vulcanicus genome has a segment encoding these proteins:
- a CDS encoding carboxy terminal-processing peptidase: MQSQFRAQIAATLAVAMIVATATTIFAQGNRGDETTTVKLVASMLERYHIKRAEIDDEASKQFFDHFIDQVDPLKSYFLQSDIDEFGKFRTQLDDLVSRGDSSFAFVVYGRFLERMKNRVAYAEQLAESDFDFTKEETIIIDPDALEWARSPAELNERWRKRVKQDVLILKLEDTDETEIRDRLKKRYHNLLVTRGQIDREEILESYLSALAHAFDPHSSYMSQATLEDFRISMELSLEGIGAALRYEDGYTTVAEIIGGGAAAADGRLKAGDQIIGVAQGGEDEFVDVVEMKLNKVVKLIRGKKDTVVRLRVKKKSGGIETYDLTRQTVEIKSAAVRGEIIDTGKRLGGQSVKVGVVNIPSFYRDFRGAQAQRDGFKSTSRDVLEVLNSFDQQGGVDLVVVDLRSNGGGALTEAIEVTGLFIDKGPVVQVKEPGEPTKSHEDVDPGVAYAGPLVVLTNRLSASASEIFAAAIRDYDRGIVVGDTTTHGKGTVQNVMPVPPRLFRFLSRDESGALKLTIQQFYRVNGASTQNRGIPSDVVLPSIFDHLELGEQYLDNALAFSKIDPNTDAESLGLVSGDMIGTLKNRSQARVAADPEFAKLLRRIDRIEARKNRKTASLNEAARRAEREADEREDDQEKESEDEELTGSDKPIFPDGYYNDEVLQIGVDYVDLLNPAKTVQSNVRVPAND, encoded by the coding sequence ATGCAATCTCAGTTTCGAGCTCAAATCGCTGCGACGCTGGCCGTCGCGATGATCGTCGCAACGGCCACAACGATCTTCGCACAGGGCAATCGCGGCGACGAGACGACGACCGTCAAGCTCGTGGCCAGCATGTTGGAACGCTACCACATCAAGCGGGCCGAAATCGACGATGAGGCATCGAAGCAGTTTTTCGATCATTTCATCGATCAGGTCGACCCGCTGAAGTCGTACTTTCTTCAATCGGACATCGATGAATTCGGCAAGTTCCGCACTCAGCTCGACGATCTCGTCAGCCGGGGCGATTCGTCATTCGCGTTCGTCGTTTACGGCCGGTTCCTCGAACGGATGAAGAATCGTGTCGCCTACGCGGAGCAATTGGCCGAGTCCGACTTCGATTTCACGAAAGAAGAAACGATCATCATTGACCCTGACGCGCTCGAGTGGGCCCGTTCTCCCGCGGAACTGAACGAGCGGTGGCGAAAGCGGGTCAAGCAGGACGTGTTGATCCTCAAGCTCGAAGATACCGATGAGACGGAGATTCGTGACCGTCTCAAGAAGCGATATCACAATCTGCTCGTCACACGTGGGCAGATCGACCGTGAAGAGATTCTGGAGTCCTATCTGTCGGCTCTGGCCCACGCGTTCGATCCGCACTCCAGCTACATGTCGCAGGCAACTCTGGAAGACTTCCGCATCAGCATGGAGTTGAGCCTCGAAGGGATCGGGGCGGCGCTGCGATACGAAGACGGCTACACGACCGTGGCGGAAATCATCGGTGGCGGAGCCGCCGCTGCGGACGGTCGCCTCAAGGCCGGAGACCAGATCATCGGCGTGGCCCAAGGCGGCGAGGATGAGTTCGTCGATGTGGTTGAGATGAAGCTCAACAAGGTCGTGAAATTGATCCGCGGCAAGAAGGACACGGTGGTTCGGCTTCGGGTTAAAAAGAAGTCGGGCGGAATCGAGACCTATGACCTGACTCGCCAGACCGTTGAAATCAAATCGGCTGCCGTCCGCGGTGAAATTATCGATACGGGCAAGCGGCTGGGCGGCCAATCGGTGAAGGTCGGCGTGGTCAACATCCCGTCGTTCTATCGCGACTTCCGCGGAGCTCAGGCTCAGCGTGACGGCTTCAAGAGCACGTCTCGCGACGTCTTAGAAGTCTTGAACAGCTTTGATCAACAAGGTGGCGTCGATCTGGTCGTCGTCGATCTGCGTTCCAACGGCGGCGGCGCGCTGACCGAGGCGATCGAGGTCACCGGTTTGTTCATCGACAAAGGCCCGGTCGTTCAGGTCAAAGAGCCGGGCGAGCCGACCAAGTCGCACGAAGATGTCGACCCGGGCGTTGCTTATGCCGGCCCGCTCGTCGTGCTGACGAATCGGCTGTCGGCATCGGCTTCTGAAATCTTCGCCGCGGCCATTCGCGATTACGACCGCGGCATCGTGGTCGGTGACACGACGACGCATGGTAAGGGAACGGTTCAAAACGTGATGCCGGTCCCGCCGCGGCTGTTCCGCTTCCTCAGCCGGGACGAAAGCGGTGCGCTTAAGTTGACGATCCAGCAATTCTACCGCGTCAACGGCGCGAGCACTCAGAACCGCGGCATTCCGTCCGACGTCGTACTGCCTTCGATCTTCGATCACCTGGAGTTGGGCGAGCAATACCTCGACAACGCACTCGCGTTCAGCAAGATCGATCCCAATACCGATGCCGAGTCGCTCGGGCTGGTCAGCGGGGACATGATCGGAACGTTGAAGAATCGAAGCCAGGCACGGGTCGCCGCCGATCCTGAATTCGCAAAGCTGCTGCGAAGGATCGACCGGATCGAAGCCCGGAAGAATCGGAAGACGGCCTCTCTCAACGAAGCGGCCCGCCGAGCCGAGCGTGAGGCCGACGAGCGCGAAGATGATCAGGAGAAAGAGTCGGAAGACGAAGAGCTCACCGGCTCTGACAAGCCGATCTTTCCCGACGGCTATTACAACGATGAGGTGTTGCAGATCGGCGTCGACTACGTCGACCTGCTCAACCCGGCCAAGACGGTTCAGTCCAACGTTCGAGTTCCAGCGAACGACTAA
- a CDS encoding GGDEF domain-containing protein, with amino-acid sequence MTVVFADLQHIGTGAALVALGVAVLTSAATGFSLGYLLGRRDPLAALLKTSQKLNRLCKLAVERLDSARAACDALTKHADLFAGSPEVDRFEAARTELISAMGRAATGLGIGAEAPAEPEPDAPGEIEIEWQLEESAGDELPSRETFDLNLGLLVSACDEANAEAGLLLVRLDRADSLAKRLGDAGVRYVFGQLSRAVIRSVRDEDVVFEFDGLTLAVLFGGLDRDKVSGRVATIRDSVRHCVFRSGAEGPEVFATASFGYGPCRPSENARLVIDRAIEALTRSERRGRNLVHLHDGSRPVVATP; translated from the coding sequence GTGACGGTTGTATTCGCCGATCTCCAACACATCGGAACCGGTGCCGCACTCGTGGCGCTCGGCGTGGCGGTGCTCACGTCGGCCGCGACCGGTTTTTCCCTCGGCTATCTGCTGGGGCGGCGAGATCCGTTGGCTGCGTTGCTGAAAACGTCGCAGAAGTTGAATCGCCTTTGCAAGTTGGCGGTTGAGCGGCTCGATTCTGCGCGGGCGGCGTGTGATGCGTTGACGAAGCACGCCGATCTATTCGCCGGTTCGCCGGAAGTCGATCGCTTTGAGGCCGCGCGGACCGAGTTGATCTCGGCCATGGGGCGGGCCGCGACCGGCCTGGGTATCGGTGCCGAAGCTCCGGCAGAGCCGGAACCGGACGCCCCGGGAGAGATCGAAATCGAATGGCAGCTTGAGGAGTCAGCCGGGGATGAACTTCCCTCGCGGGAGACCTTCGACCTCAACTTGGGCTTGTTGGTCTCAGCCTGTGATGAGGCAAATGCCGAAGCCGGGCTGCTGTTGGTCAGGCTTGATCGTGCCGATTCATTAGCGAAACGGCTGGGCGACGCCGGGGTGCGATACGTCTTTGGTCAGCTCAGTCGCGCTGTGATCCGTTCGGTCCGCGACGAGGATGTTGTGTTCGAATTCGATGGACTGACTTTGGCAGTGTTATTCGGCGGTCTTGATCGAGACAAAGTCTCCGGACGGGTGGCGACAATTCGAGACTCCGTCCGACATTGCGTGTTTCGATCGGGGGCCGAAGGTCCCGAAGTCTTTGCGACCGCCAGTTTCGGCTACGGTCCCTGTCGGCCAAGCGAGAACGCCCGCCTTGTGATCGATCGCGCGATTGAGGCGCTCACGCGATCTGAACGCCGCGGTCGGAACCTCGTTCACCTTCACGACGGCAGTCGACCGGTGGTCGCCACGCCGTAG
- the infC gene encoding translation initiation factor IF-3 — protein MSKGTQENQGQRLNDQIRITPVRVVDQDGEMLGVIPTEDALQRAQDAGLDLVEVAPAERPPVCRIMDFGKFKYQQKKRLQKGKTTHHGQIKEIRLRPKTGQADIDVRLKRAVKFLEDRDKVKITIMFRGRENAHHDLGRDILLGLIEQLNTVAKVEKPPGMEGGRMMSTVLAPKN, from the coding sequence ATGTCGAAAGGTACTCAAGAGAATCAAGGACAACGACTGAACGATCAAATCCGGATCACGCCGGTGCGGGTGGTCGATCAGGATGGCGAAATGCTTGGCGTGATCCCGACTGAAGACGCACTGCAGCGTGCTCAGGATGCGGGACTCGATCTGGTCGAGGTCGCTCCTGCGGAGCGGCCGCCGGTTTGCCGAATCATGGATTTCGGCAAATTCAAGTATCAGCAAAAGAAGCGGCTCCAAAAAGGTAAGACCACCCATCACGGTCAGATCAAAGAGATTCGGCTCCGTCCGAAGACCGGTCAGGCCGACATCGATGTCCGCTTGAAGCGGGCGGTCAAATTTTTGGAAGATCGCGACAAAGTCAAAATCACGATTATGTTCCGCGGGCGCGAAAACGCGCACCACGACCTTGGTCGCGATATTCTGCTCGGGCTGATCGAGCAGCTCAATACCGTCGCAAAGGTCGAGAAGCCGCCGGGGATGGAAGGCGGTCGAATGATGTCGACCGTACTCGCCCCGAAGAATTAG
- the rpmI gene encoding 50S ribosomal protein L35, translating into MHKRKTHKGMKKRFKVTASGKLKHRSANRHHRMGKKAGERKLRLRHGEVVSGPIAKKIVEALQPGM; encoded by the coding sequence ATGCACAAGCGCAAAACCCACAAAGGCATGAAGAAGCGGTTCAAGGTGACCGCTTCGGGCAAGCTCAAACACCGCTCGGCGAACCGCCACCACCGCATGGGTAAGAAGGCGGGCGAGCGGAAGTTGCGGCTGCGCCATGGCGAAGTCGTGAGCGGCCCGATCGCCAAGAAGATCGTCGAAGCCCTTCAACCGGGCATGTAG
- the rplT gene encoding 50S ribosomal protein L20, with product MRVRIGKARRQKKKRLFNEAKGNRGGRSKLLRTVKETVIRSRAFAYRDRKVRKRDFRRLWITRITAAVRMRGMSYSQFIYGLKKAEIELDRKSLSELAINNPAIFDEIVEIVRSAAKQAA from the coding sequence ATGCGTGTTCGGATCGGCAAAGCACGCCGCCAAAAGAAGAAGCGGCTGTTCAACGAAGCCAAGGGTAACCGCGGCGGACGCTCGAAATTGCTGCGCACCGTCAAAGAGACGGTCATCCGTTCCCGCGCTTTCGCCTACCGCGACCGCAAGGTCCGCAAGCGAGATTTCCGTCGGCTCTGGATCACCCGCATCACCGCCGCAGTCCGCATGCGGGGTATGAGCTACTCGCAGTTCATCTACGGCTTGAAGAAGGCCGAAATCGAACTCGACCGCAAGAGCCTCAGCGAGTTGGCGATCAACAATCCGGCGATCTTCGACGAGATCGTGGAGATCGTTCGCTCTGCCGCTAAGCAGGCGGCGTAA
- the pheS gene encoding phenylalanine--tRNA ligase subunit alpha: MDIAASFDEYEQAALAAIAGASSTDELEAARVEFLGKKKGRLKDLQSVLGKVAPEDRPAVGKQFNEVKQRVSGQLEARKVELAKPAAEVEGLDVTLPGNRLSRGSLHPLTQTIEEFKEIMTRLGFSVVEGPELEDEQHNFVALNIPPEHPARDPLDNFYLATAEAAAGGQTLLRSQTSTVQIRTMEHTPPPVRIVSIGRVYRPDEHDDTHLSMFHQMEGLMVGESVTMAQLKTVLSKFADAYLGGDVAVRFRPSFFPFTEPSVEVDMYWDGQWIEIGGAGVVDPNVMRAVGYDPEAVTGFAFGLGVERFAMRRYNVSDIRQFVKNDLRFLGQF, from the coding sequence ATGGACATTGCGGCTTCCTTCGATGAATACGAGCAGGCCGCACTGGCGGCCATCGCCGGCGCCTCGTCCACCGACGAGCTCGAGGCGGCGCGTGTCGAATTCCTCGGTAAGAAAAAAGGCCGGCTCAAAGACCTGCAATCGGTGCTCGGCAAAGTCGCCCCCGAAGACCGGCCAGCCGTTGGCAAGCAGTTCAACGAGGTCAAGCAGCGAGTCAGCGGGCAGCTCGAAGCCCGCAAGGTTGAACTCGCAAAGCCTGCTGCGGAGGTCGAAGGCCTCGACGTCACGCTGCCGGGAAATCGATTATCGCGCGGCTCGCTGCACCCGCTCACGCAGACGATCGAAGAATTCAAAGAGATCATGACCCGGCTCGGGTTCTCGGTGGTCGAAGGACCCGAACTCGAAGACGAGCAGCACAACTTCGTCGCCCTGAATATCCCGCCGGAGCACCCGGCCCGTGACCCGCTCGACAACTTCTATCTGGCGACCGCCGAAGCCGCCGCCGGCGGGCAGACGCTGCTTCGCAGTCAGACCTCGACGGTGCAGATCCGCACGATGGAGCACACGCCGCCTCCGGTGCGGATCGTCTCGATCGGCCGCGTCTATCGACCGGACGAACACGATGACACCCACCTGAGCATGTTTCACCAAATGGAAGGGTTAATGGTCGGGGAGAGCGTCACGATGGCGCAGCTCAAGACCGTCCTCTCCAAATTCGCCGATGCTTACCTCGGCGGCGACGTCGCCGTCCGCTTCCGACCATCCTTCTTTCCTTTCACCGAGCCGTCGGTCGAAGTCGACATGTACTGGGACGGCCAGTGGATTGAGATCGGCGGCGCCGGCGTCGTCGATCCAAACGTCATGAGAGCGGTCGGGTACGACCCCGAAGCCGTCACCGGTTTCGCCTTCGGCCTGGGCGTCGAGCGCTTCGCCATGCGACGCTACAACGTCTCCGACATCCGCCAGTTCGTCAAAAACGACCTGCGATTCCTCGGCCAGTTTTAG
- a CDS encoding LysR family transcriptional regulator, with translation MEFDQLRYFLALSTRENFTRTAAELGISQPALSRSIQKLEEELGQPLFDRRARAVTLTDAGQLLQSRARQVLTLVDETKAEISDDGRSGRIRIGAIPTIAPYFLPELLGRFAEEFPGASVIVREQTTDLLLKAITQGEVDLAVVALPFPAKYIEIEELFAEELFLVLPPGHDLIQKTSIRLTDIEPLPFVLLDEAHCLSDNIVSFCRNRNFHPVSVERTSQLAMVQELVALSHGISMIPAMARDVDGSGRRVYRSLSGKKPTRTIAAVWNPYRFQSRLLEAFKDRLRVYAAEKATRHGDG, from the coding sequence ATGGAATTTGATCAACTTCGCTATTTCTTGGCCTTGTCGACGAGGGAGAACTTCACGAGGACCGCGGCTGAACTCGGCATCTCGCAGCCGGCTCTGAGCCGATCGATTCAAAAGCTCGAGGAAGAACTTGGCCAACCGCTTTTTGATCGCCGAGCCCGAGCAGTGACGCTGACCGATGCGGGGCAACTTTTGCAGTCAAGGGCCCGGCAGGTATTAACGTTAGTCGATGAGACGAAAGCTGAAATCTCCGACGACGGGCGCAGTGGTCGAATTCGGATCGGGGCCATTCCGACGATCGCGCCCTATTTCTTGCCGGAATTACTCGGCCGGTTCGCGGAAGAATTTCCGGGGGCCTCAGTGATCGTTCGTGAGCAGACGACTGACTTACTTCTTAAAGCGATCACACAGGGAGAAGTCGATTTGGCCGTCGTCGCCTTACCCTTCCCGGCTAAGTACATCGAAATCGAAGAATTGTTTGCCGAAGAACTCTTTCTGGTCCTGCCGCCCGGTCATGACTTAATTCAGAAGACAAGTATTCGCCTGACCGATATTGAACCGCTTCCCTTCGTGCTTCTCGACGAAGCGCACTGCCTGTCGGACAACATCGTCTCGTTCTGCCGAAATCGGAATTTTCATCCCGTCTCGGTCGAGCGGACCAGCCAATTGGCGATGGTGCAAGAGCTGGTCGCGCTGTCGCACGGCATTTCGATGATCCCGGCGATGGCCCGCGATGTTGATGGGAGCGGACGTCGTGTTTACCGCTCGCTCAGCGGAAAGAAGCCGACCCGAACGATTGCGGCGGTCTGGAACCCCTATCGATTTCAAAGCCGACTGCTGGAGGCCTTTAAGGACCGGCTGCGGGTGTATGCAGCTGAGAAGGCGACCCGACATGGCGACGGTTAA
- a CDS encoding sulfatase family protein, with product MFRSLCLIAALAVMLPLPVDAADPKPNFVIIFADDQGYGDLGCFGSETIQTPNIDRMADEGRRFTSFMVASPVCTPSRAALLTGCYPKRVGMHRHVLFPHSAKGLHPDEYTIADHLSGLGYATACFGKWHLGHHPETLPQQNGFDTYLGIPYSNDMNHPDNKGKPKLSSDELWRNQSTAVTKWNTPLMRNEEIVELPVDQRTVTRRYTDEAIDFITKNIDRPFFVYLPHTMPHIPLYVPEDVYDPDPQNAYKCVIEHIDQEVGRLMSQLRDLSLSDNTYVIYTSDNGPWLQFKNHGGSAGPLRAGKGTTFEGGQRVPCIMWGPSRIPAGTVCDELVTTMDLLPTIAALTDSTLPEENKIDGLDVSETLFSDSASPRTEFVHYSSRGNIEGLRQGDWKLLIKPAKGKQNSLKSPNVMLFNLSEDIGEQHNLVADHPDIVARLKKRMRELDTEIETNAREPWRLRSP from the coding sequence ATGTTTCGATCGCTTTGCCTAATTGCCGCTTTGGCCGTGATGCTTCCGCTTCCCGTCGACGCGGCCGATCCCAAGCCCAACTTTGTGATCATCTTCGCCGATGACCAAGGTTATGGCGACCTCGGTTGTTTTGGTTCCGAGACGATTCAGACGCCGAACATCGATCGCATGGCTGATGAAGGCCGCCGCTTCACCAGCTTTATGGTCGCCTCGCCGGTCTGCACGCCGTCCCGCGCGGCACTGCTGACCGGCTGCTATCCAAAGCGAGTCGGGATGCACCGACACGTGCTGTTCCCACATTCCGCGAAGGGGCTGCATCCCGATGAATACACAATCGCGGACCATCTCAGCGGGCTCGGTTACGCCACAGCCTGCTTCGGAAAGTGGCATTTGGGCCATCACCCCGAAACGCTGCCGCAGCAGAACGGGTTCGATACGTATCTCGGCATTCCTTATTCGAATGACATGAATCATCCGGACAATAAAGGGAAGCCGAAATTAAGTTCGGATGAACTGTGGCGAAATCAGTCGACTGCCGTCACGAAATGGAACACGCCCTTAATGCGTAATGAAGAAATCGTCGAACTGCCGGTCGACCAGCGGACCGTCACGCGGCGTTATACCGACGAAGCAATCGACTTCATTACCAAGAATATAGATCGACCGTTCTTCGTTTATCTCCCGCACACCATGCCGCACATCCCGCTCTACGTCCCCGAGGACGTCTACGATCCCGACCCGCAGAACGCTTACAAGTGTGTCATTGAGCATATCGACCAAGAGGTAGGCCGATTGATGAGCCAACTGCGCGATCTCAGTTTGTCGGACAACACCTATGTCATTTACACGTCGGACAACGGCCCTTGGCTTCAGTTTAAAAATCACGGCGGATCGGCCGGACCGTTAAGGGCGGGGAAGGGGACCACCTTCGAAGGGGGTCAACGGGTTCCTTGCATCATGTGGGGACCGTCTCGAATTCCGGCCGGCACAGTCTGCGATGAACTGGTCACGACAATGGATCTGCTGCCGACGATCGCTGCGCTAACCGATTCCACGCTGCCCGAGGAGAATAAAATTGACGGCCTCGACGTTTCGGAAACTCTTTTTTCGGATTCAGCAAGTCCGCGGACGGAGTTCGTCCATTATTCGTCCCGTGGAAATATCGAAGGCCTCCGGCAGGGCGACTGGAAACTTCTCATCAAGCCCGCTAAGGGCAAACAGAACTCGCTGAAGTCACCGAACGTGATGCTGTTCAACCTGTCCGAAGATATCGGCGAGCAGCACAATCTCGTCGCCGATCACCCGGACATCGTCGCCCGGCTAAAAAAGCGAATGCGCGAGCTCGATACCGAAATCGAAACCAACGCCCGCGAACCCTGGCGCCTGCGGTCACCTTAA
- a CDS encoding DUF1559 domain-containing protein, with protein MNTRKTRKGFTLIELLVVIAIIAILIALLLPAVQQAREAARRSSCQNNLKQIGLAFHNFYDVKNRLPYGKIREAPGLNDASRNVGWSGEILPYLDQAAVASQVNLSDRFDQWPNQLQTAFVPTYRCPSDIAPKTDVTPGDSYQHTVSSYCMNAGAWPSGVNREEGACSSHWGQAMSSAAAYSPYANPAVDQHKQRPFEVSWENMTDGTSNTLLVGEVTWERSDHQRAFGTDGTNNTGWQLGRIAFYPPNPDATVRTVKWTDSGWDASATPPTAAELKTIRDPNYYSFHSNHSGGAQFVLADGSVHFISDNIESVEPDSADEAKFWDAGDNCFDKGTYDKKALRGELNGLGVYQYLSLMNDGNSVGDF; from the coding sequence ATGAACACTCGCAAAACCCGAAAGGGATTTACGCTCATCGAGTTACTCGTGGTCATCGCGATCATTGCCATTTTGATCGCCTTGTTATTGCCGGCAGTTCAGCAGGCTCGGGAAGCGGCCCGTCGCTCATCGTGCCAGAACAATCTCAAGCAGATCGGTCTAGCGTTTCATAATTTCTATGACGTCAAGAATCGGCTCCCCTACGGAAAGATTCGTGAGGCCCCCGGCCTTAACGATGCCAGCCGAAACGTAGGCTGGAGCGGCGAGATACTGCCCTATCTCGACCAGGCGGCTGTTGCATCGCAGGTCAATCTGTCCGACCGATTCGATCAGTGGCCTAACCAATTGCAAACGGCATTTGTGCCGACATACCGCTGCCCGTCCGATATCGCGCCTAAGACTGATGTCACGCCGGGAGACAGCTATCAACACACCGTCTCCAGCTACTGCATGAATGCGGGGGCATGGCCCTCTGGCGTCAACCGCGAGGAAGGGGCTTGCAGTTCCCATTGGGGACAGGCCATGTCTTCCGCCGCCGCCTACTCCCCTTATGCGAACCCGGCTGTCGATCAGCACAAGCAACGACCGTTCGAAGTTTCTTGGGAGAATATGACCGACGGTACCTCGAACACGCTGCTCGTCGGCGAAGTCACTTGGGAACGTTCGGACCATCAGCGGGCGTTCGGAACTGACGGAACAAACAATACCGGGTGGCAATTGGGACGAATCGCGTTTTATCCACCAAACCCGGATGCCACGGTCCGTACGGTGAAATGGACTGACAGCGGGTGGGACGCCTCCGCAACTCCACCGACGGCCGCAGAATTAAAGACGATCCGTGATCCGAATTACTATTCGTTTCACAGCAACCACTCCGGCGGCGCCCAGTTCGTCCTGGCCGACGGATCGGTCCATTTCATTTCCGACAACATCGAATCTGTTGAACCCGATTCTGCTGACGAAGCAAAATTCTGGGATGCGGGCGACAACTGTTTTGATAAAGGCACGTACGACAAGAAAGCACTGCGTGGAGAGTTAAACGGTCTCGGCGTCTATCAGTACCTTTCCCTGATGAATGACGGGAATAGCGTGGGAGATTTCTAA